The DNA region AAGAACTATATCTGAAGCAATTAACTTAGCAGACTCCTACCCTAGGGGTCCTGTACACATCAATATTCCTTTACGTGAGCCTTTTTATCCTAAAAACAGTAATGAAGTAAAGTATACTTCTGTTAGAATAATAGAAAAAGTAAAAGCTCAATCATCAATCGATACATCAAGCTTGCAGCAACTTATTCAATTGTTTAACCAAAGTGAGAAAGTAGTATTGCTCAGCGGACAAAACAATGCTAATATCGAATTGAATAATGCAGTATCTAAATTCACAGCTTTTCATAAAATTCCTGTATGGGCTGAACCAATTTCTAATATTCGCTGTAAGAATTCCATACAAAACATTGATGTAATACTTTCGGGAGAACCGGAACACGAAACACTTACACCAGATTTACTCATCACATTTGGTCAATCAGTATTATCTAAAAGTCTGAAATCATTCCTAAGAAAGTATAAGCCTAAATACCATTGGCATATAGATCCATCAGGAGAAGGTGCTGATACCTATCATTGTCTTACACATATTATTCCTGTAGAACCTACATCTTTTTTCAATACATTTAAAGGTGCAGTTAAAAATGATGAATGGCTGAACAACTGGCTTAATATTGATATAAAAGGATTGACTTTTCTTAAAAACTTCTTTTCTTTCCAATCAGAGTTTTCAGAATTTGAAGCGGCTTTTGAAGTCGTAAAAAATTTACCTCCTGAAAATATTCTTCATTTATCAAACAGTATGCCTGTGAGGTATGTAAATTACTTAGGAAGCTTTATCCAATCAGGAACTATCGTAAGAGCCAACAGAGGCACAAGTGGAATAGATGGAGTCCTCAGCACCGCTGTTGGTAATGCTTTAAGCACTAATAAACTGGTATTTCTTTTGACTGGAGATCTTGCTTTTTTTTATGATAGAAATGCTTTCTGGAATAATTACCTGCCAGATAACTTAAGAATTGTTTTATTAAATAATCATGGCGGAGGTATCTTTAACATGATTGATGGTCCTAAAAATCTGAAAGAAGCTCCTGAATATTTTATTACTCAACAAAATCTTAAGGCTAATAATATTGCAAATGAATTTAATCTTGAATACTTATACTGCAACGAAAGAGAGTCTTTAAATACAGCACTACCAGAGTTATTAACATCATCCGGTAAATCAAAGATTCTTGAAATAGAAACATGTATAGATAAAAATACTGGGATATTCACTTCCTTTAAACAGCAGATTAAAGAGAAATATGGCAAATAGAATTTGTCAAAACCTTAATCCACTTTCAAAATTAAAATTCATACATTAAGAAACGTTTTCAATTAAGTTACTTTCTTGATGAAACCAGATTGAATGGATTTCAAAACCCCATTATAAACTTTAGTTTTAATCACGTGGAAGTCTACCTTAATAATCGAAAAATTGAATTAGAAAAGCTGGATCTTTTCACCACTTCCGATGAATATGAGTCCACGACAATTACTTTTTTAAAGGACTGGTTGAATTACGAAGATATTTTTTATCTAAAGACTTCTGGATCCACTTCAACACCCAAAGTCATTGAGATAAGCAGAGAACAGATGGAAGCAAGTGCCAGAGCTACAATAAAAGCGCTTAAACTGAAGTCAGGAGATAGAGCCTTAATTTGCATCAACACCAATATGATTGGAGGTAAAATGATGCTTGTCAGAACGTTGATAGAAAAATTTAATGCTTATATCATCCCTCCTGTTTCAGATCCATTTAAATCAATTCCTGAGAAGTTTGAATTTGATTTTACAGCAATAGTTCCGCTTCAGCTGGAAACCATATTAAATAATCCTGAAAGTTCAGCAAAATTAAACAAGTTAAAAGCCGTCATAGTAGGTGGGGCAGTAGTATCAGAATCATTGAAATCCCGACTTCAGAATTTAACTGTCCCGATTTATAGTACATATGGAATGACTGAAACAGTAAGTCATATAGCGTTAAAATTATTAAATGGGCCTGAGCAATCTGATTATTTTAAAGTATTTGATGGTATAGAGACAAGAGTAGATTCCAGAGGCTGTCTGGAAATTAAAGGCACCGTAACCAACAATCAATGGATAATTACTAACGATCTCGTTCAATTTCATTCTGAAAGAGAATTCACCTGGCTTGGAAGGATTGATAATATTATTAATTCAGGAGGAATAAAACTTCAGATAGAATCAATAGAAAATAAGATTAACACAATTCTAAAAGATAGAAATTATGATGGAAATTTCTTTTTAAGCAAAAATGCTGATGAAAAATTGGGAGAAGCATTGGCCTTTTATTACGAAGGCATTGAAACCCAAAAATCAGAAATTCTTCAGTTATTAAAAAAAGAATTATCCAAATATGAAGTGCCAAGATATATTGTATTTTGTAAAACTTTCGAATACACCACTTCAGGAAAAATTGACAAACTAATGACAATTAAAAACAATAAATAAACCTGTTCTGGTTGCCCAGAACAGGTTTATTTAATATTAACAGCTTTTAAAACTATCTTATCTTTTTAAGAAAATCTTTAACAAGCCCCTCAAAATCAAACTTTTGCAAATCAGAATAAGCATCTATTGTATGCAAATATTCCAGATCTTCAAAGTCAGTTATTCTTAGAGCAAAAATCGGGAAGCCCCATTCCTCTTCATCCGGGTTAGAATATGGTGTTTTTACATATCCCATATCTACAAATTCATAATCCAAGACATCCAACACACCTTGACTCACCTTGTTCTTCTTTAAGATTGGGGTAATTGTCTCAATAATCAAAGGTCTCCAACGCTGATTCAAATCTTCTAGCTTTAATTCAATGACCTTCTCTCTGAAGTCATAATATTCTTCAAAAAGAGCATCCAATAAATCTTCAGCAAATTCAGCAGTATCTGTATCTTTGTGCCCATGAATAGCCATTTTAAGCACTTCGAAATCCCAAAGCTTCACTATAACACCATCAGCTTCGAACTTAATACCCAAATCCTTGGCTGTCAACTTAATACCTGTTTCACCTAATATTGTATCACAGATAATACTTTTTAAACCTTTCATTATTTACGTTTGTACTAATTTGCGTTGAAAAATATTTATAAAATTTAAAAAAACAAATCAAATATGAATAACTTTCACAGTTTTGAAATAAATTTTACACCTTCTGACCTTTATCCCCCTTACGCCAACACCATTAATTTGAAATTTATTAACGCAAACAATCTGCTCAAAGTTGAATTTAATATTAAATATATTGGACGTGAAGAACTCACAGAAGAAGAAATTTTAGATGAAGGATTCACTTTAAACGATGATTACAACTGGAATGGCAGTTTAAGTTCTGTATGGATTGATCCAATTCAATCCCTAATCAATAAATCAACATTTGTTAAAGAGGAATCAGACATAAAAGTACTGATTGAAGCACCTAAAATTATTTCCGGGTCACCTGAGAATAGTGAAGAGTGGGCTTATTTTATACAAGAAGTAACACAGGCTGTTTATGAAACTTCAGGAAAAGAAAGCAATTTAGAGATCAGCTTTATAAAGAATTTCCCTCAGGACTTTGTAGCTATAAATCTTAAACCTGAATTTAAATCCCGAAAATTTATAGCTGAAATAGAACAAAACAATCAGAAAAAGACTATTCAATTGAAGTGGGAAGACCTGAAAAATACACTTCAGGCAATTTATTTACCTGAATATATTTATGAAAACAGCCTACCAAATCCAGGAAAAGCTCAAGGTTATTACATTAATACAGGAGAAGGAATCTGGTTTAAGGCAAACGAGGGGGTAGTTAATCTTTCAGAAAAAGATAAAAGTGTACCAAAACTTATCGAAATGTTTGAAAAAATATCGAAGAAGTAAGCCCAACTTACTTCTTCAGGTTTTTAAGTTCTTCTTTCATGTTTACAACCATGTGCGCTAGCTTCTCAATTGACATATCGGGCTTTGGAAACTCAGTACTGATGAACGCTTTAGCCTCCCATATTTCGAGTATATCATCCGGGTGTACTTCATAAGAAGAATAAACCGGGTTATCTGATGTTAAAAGAAATACCTCTTTAGTTTTTAAGTAATTAGTCACTCTTTTGTAAACTATACCTTCTTTTGAAGTCACGACAATATAAGTCTGATCATCTTTGACATAATTCCAGTTATCGACATATTGGCCAATGATAATGGTACCAGAGACAAGCGGCAACATTGAATCTCCTGAAATTTCAAAAGCACGGAACGTTCCATTCTTAAAGTTCGGAAGATAAAAATTAGGAAGGTCCCCAATATATTCAGGGTCGGCATATCCATTGAGATAACCTGCCGCTGCTTTTTGAGGAACCATAGGAACTGATTCATTATCATTTTTATCTACAGTAATTGAAAGCACTCTTAACTTTTTAGCTTCAATATCTTTCTGCATCATTTGCCTATAGCTTTCAGGATCTTTTAAATCCCCACTAATGAGGGCGTCTACAGATACTTCCAATATTTTAGAAAACATGATAAGGTTATATAAACCAGGCTCTGCTCTCCCCTCTTCATAAGCCCCTAATAATGACCTTTTTATTCCAACTTTTTCGGCCAATTGTTCCTGAGTAAATCCTTTTTGCTTCCTTAAATGCTTAATATTGTCACTTATCAGAGTCATGTTTCTTTTAAATTATATCTACTAATTAAATCAAAATATTGATATCCTGTAATACATTATTGATCATTCTGCCTAAACTGCTTTTATTTTCGACCAGTTTTTCACCATGAATGAAAAATCCCGTATTATCTTCAAACAGGTAATTCACCAGTATGAAACTTGAATTTGGTATAGGTTTGCGTAAAAAATATTTTAATTTAAACCCCCTTTTAGTAGAGACTAACATATTTACGATGTTTTTTAGCAAATAAACATTACAAAATCAACATATGCTAATTTTTTTAGTACTATTTTCTGAAAAATATAATTATTAGCAAATGTAATTAGTATAAAAATATAATTAACGAATGAAAAAAGGAGTGAACAACTCAATGGAACGAATTTTATTAGTCAATCTCATTGCATTATTTTTAATTATTCTAATACCTTCCTGTAAGGAAGCTGCCCATCATGAATCAAATAGCAGTCAGGTGCCCACACAATTGATATACTCAGGTATTAAGTATACCACAGTTGACTCTCTTGAAAATGGATTTAAATTTAATATCGTCAGCATTGACACGCTTACAAATGAGAAGTCTAATGTTATACAAGTTGATTTCAGTATTGCTTCCTCAGATCAATTTTGGAAAGAGTTAAAAACACAGGGAATTGAAGCCGTATATATCTCCTTATCCTGCACAGGCTTGAAGAGATATACATCGCCAATCAACTATTATTCCGAAAAATTCCTGAGCTTGCATGATGAATTTTTGCTTGTTAAAGAAGGTAATAGAATTTTCAATTGCGCCATTCCGATCCGATCTTTGGAACTATCGAAAGGAAAACACGAACTTAACCTGGTGGTCGAAGCTATTCCTGTCCGCTTTAAACAAGATAGCCTGAAAAGTGATCTTAAAGAGATTGACTATTTTTCACATAAGTCAATAGCTTTTAAGAAAATAAAATTTCAGATTAATGCCCCTGAACTTATCTATACTTCTATTGAAGTATTAAAATTCAAACTGAATACGAAAGTATGTGATCCTTCCAAGTTCGACTATGCTTTTGGAGGCACAGGTTTTCCTGATCTTTTCTGGGATATTCAGTGCGGTGATGATTATATTTACCATAGTCCTCAAATAAAAAATGTAATTCAATATAATAAACCATACCAATCAAACTACTTTTTATGTACTCCTAATGATAAGATTACAATCCGGGCAGTTGACTTCGATAAAGGCCCTTTCAATACCCAACATGATATTATAGAAACCTGGTCCGGAAATATTAATGATATAAGTATCGCTCATCCGGATACTTTTGTTTTTGGCAACCTTGAATATTTAATAGTTCAAAGAAAGGAACCTAAAAAAGCTCCTGACAAGCGCCGCAAAAATAAGTAGTACGCCCATTTATTTTAATTATGTCGATTTTACCGCATTTATCCGGACAATCTTCATTTTTCTTTCTATGATTTATTAAAAACTTAGATGGGAAATCTTCTCTTTTAGCAGCGTATTTTATAGCGGTTTTTAAAACCTTATTCATAGTTGAAAACAACTTCTTTATTTTTTCCTCAGGGATTCGGCTTCCCTTTGATTCCGGATGAATACCAGCCTGAAAAAGAATTTCGTCTGCATAAACATTTCCTAGACCGGAAATCAAAGACTGATTCATCAGAAGAGATTTGATCTTCCCTTTCCTTTTATGAATTGTTTCCTGAAACTCTTCAGCGGTTATTTCCAGAGCATCTTTTCCTAATCGATATCGTGAGATCAGATCATCAAAGTTATGTACAAGACTGATATGTCCGAATATTCTCTGATCTTCAAAGGCTAACCCTTCTCCGTCCTGAAAAATAAAAAGTAACCTTGTAAATGGAGGAATTTTAGAAAGATCATCAATAAGTTCAAGATCACCTGTCATTCCGAAATGAATATCCAGGCCCGCTTCAGAATCTATTTCTGCAAAGAGATGTTTTCCATACCTACCTGATTTTTTAAAAAACTTGCCCTTTAAGACGTTGTTTAGTTCTTTTTCTGAGGTTCCTTTAATAATACGTTTTTCAAAAACTTCAACTCTTTTAATCTTTTTTTTGAAAGTAGTTTTGTCAAAATAATCTTTGAAGACAGAAACATCTGGTAGTTCCGGCATAACTTTATTCCTTTATCTTATCAAAAAAACAAAGGAATAAAGTGTTTGGTGCTATATGTTAATCAAAGGAAGGAGTCAAATCCACTATAGTGGAATCTACTTCATCGCCAGCAGATTCACAATCAAAAGAAGTCTTGAGAGGTTCGGGGATTTCAAATTTCGTTTTTACACCCAAATTTTTATCTGCAAAAACTTTTTGCATGTATAGTCCCCATATAGGTAATGCCATTCTTGCTCCCTGTCCAAATTTCATGTCCGGGAAGTGAATATTTTTATCATCAGCACCAACCCATACGCCAGAAACAAGATCCGGCGATATCCCCATAAACCAGCCATCTGCAGAGTTTTGTGTAGTACCTGTTTTTCCACCAACTTCACTTGTAATATTAAACTTCCTTACAAGGTCTCTGGCAGTACCTCCATCTTCTTCTGCTGATCCTTTGAGCATATAAATCATGGATGCAGCAGTTTCAGAAGAGATTACTTGTTGAGGAATATTTCTAAACTGC from Sporocytophaga myxococcoides includes:
- the menD gene encoding 2-succinyl-5-enolpyruvyl-6-hydroxy-3-cyclohexene-1-carboxylic-acid synthase, coding for MESIYNIAEICSKKGLKNFVLSPGSRCAPLTVAIVRHPELTSRTITDERSAAFIALGLSLETQKPVGLLCTSGTAALNYAPAVAEAFYQQIPLIILTADRPPEWVDQQDGQTIRQQYIYGNHVKKFFQLPTDHQNPDSSWHIQRTISEAINLADSYPRGPVHINIPLREPFYPKNSNEVKYTSVRIIEKVKAQSSIDTSSLQQLIQLFNQSEKVVLLSGQNNANIELNNAVSKFTAFHKIPVWAEPISNIRCKNSIQNIDVILSGEPEHETLTPDLLITFGQSVLSKSLKSFLRKYKPKYHWHIDPSGEGADTYHCLTHIIPVEPTSFFNTFKGAVKNDEWLNNWLNIDIKGLTFLKNFFSFQSEFSEFEAAFEVVKNLPPENILHLSNSMPVRYVNYLGSFIQSGTIVRANRGTSGIDGVLSTAVGNALSTNKLVFLLTGDLAFFYDRNAFWNNYLPDNLRIVLLNNHGGGIFNMIDGPKNLKEAPEYFITQQNLKANNIANEFNLEYLYCNERESLNTALPELLTSSGKSKILEIETCIDKNTGIFTSFKQQIKEKYGK
- a CDS encoding AMP-binding protein: MEVYLNNRKIELEKLDLFTTSDEYESTTITFLKDWLNYEDIFYLKTSGSTSTPKVIEISREQMEASARATIKALKLKSGDRALICINTNMIGGKMMLVRTLIEKFNAYIIPPVSDPFKSIPEKFEFDFTAIVPLQLETILNNPESSAKLNKLKAVIVGGAVVSESLKSRLQNLTVPIYSTYGMTETVSHIALKLLNGPEQSDYFKVFDGIETRVDSRGCLEIKGTVTNNQWIITNDLVQFHSEREFTWLGRIDNIINSGGIKLQIESIENKINTILKDRNYDGNFFLSKNADEKLGEALAFYYEGIETQKSEILQLLKKELSKYEVPRYIVFCKTFEYTTSGKIDKLMTIKNNK
- a CDS encoding XRE family transcriptional regulator, giving the protein MTLISDNIKHLRKQKGFTQEQLAEKVGIKRSLLGAYEEGRAEPGLYNLIMFSKILEVSVDALISGDLKDPESYRQMMQKDIEAKKLRVLSITVDKNDNESVPMVPQKAAAGYLNGYADPEYIGDLPNFYLPNFKNGTFRAFEISGDSMLPLVSGTIIIGQYVDNWNYVKDDQTYIVVTSKEGIVYKRVTNYLKTKEVFLLTSDNPVYSSYEVHPDDILEIWEAKAFISTEFPKPDMSIEKLAHMVVNMKEELKNLKK
- a CDS encoding Fpg/Nei family DNA glycosylase yields the protein MPELPDVSVFKDYFDKTTFKKKIKRVEVFEKRIIKGTSEKELNNVLKGKFFKKSGRYGKHLFAEIDSEAGLDIHFGMTGDLELIDDLSKIPPFTRLLFIFQDGEGLAFEDQRIFGHISLVHNFDDLISRYRLGKDALEITAEEFQETIHKRKGKIKSLLMNQSLISGLGNVYADEILFQAGIHPESKGSRIPEEKIKKLFSTMNKVLKTAIKYAAKREDFPSKFLINHRKKNEDCPDKCGKIDIIKINGRTTYFCGACQELF